Proteins from a single region of Flavobacterium sp. YJ01:
- a CDS encoding FeoA family protein, with product MQNTIHTLKKGEKAIIKDFDIDLIPLKLLEMGCLPGSLVELLQVAPFGDPLYLDINGSHVAIRIETAREIEVELIQNNL from the coding sequence TTGCAAAATACAATACACACTCTGAAAAAAGGCGAAAAAGCCATTATCAAAGATTTTGATATCGATCTTATTCCACTTAAATTATTAGAAATGGGTTGTCTGCCGGGCAGCTTAGTTGAATTATTGCAAGTTGCTCCTTTTGGCGATCCTTTGTATTTAGATATAAATGGTTCGCATGTTGCAATTCGTATTGAAACAGCTCGTGAAATTGAAGTTGAACTTATCCAAAACAATTTATAA
- a CDS encoding FeoB-associated Cys-rich membrane protein gives MFQEIIAFTILGLAVAFLIKKFFFKSKKKKDCGNGTDCGCS, from the coding sequence ATGTTTCAAGAAATTATAGCCTTTACAATATTAGGATTAGCCGTTGCTTTTTTGATTAAAAAGTTTTTCTTTAAATCGAAAAAGAAAAAAGATTGCGGTAATGGAACTGATTGTGGATGTTCTTAA
- a CDS encoding HD domain-containing protein → MSTSELINKTISFVKEKLNDAEGGHDWFHIERVYKNALLIAKDTECDITVVQLGALLHDIADSKFHNGDETIGPKTARAFLEAQNVSEEIIVHVVNIIENISYKGGNFEKKFSSVELDIVQDADRLDAIGAIGVARAFNYGGFKNRALYNPEIAPVTNMTKEEYKKNNAPTINHFYEKLLLLKDKMNTEKGKEIAAERHRFMESFLAQFYAEWEGVK, encoded by the coding sequence ATGAGCACTTCAGAATTAATTAATAAGACCATCTCTTTTGTAAAAGAAAAACTAAACGATGCCGAAGGTGGACACGATTGGTTTCATATTGAACGCGTTTATAAAAACGCACTTTTAATTGCAAAAGACACTGAATGCGATATTACAGTTGTGCAATTGGGCGCATTATTGCACGACATTGCAGATAGTAAATTTCATAATGGAGATGAAACAATCGGTCCAAAAACAGCACGAGCGTTTTTAGAGGCTCAAAATGTTTCTGAAGAGATAATTGTTCATGTTGTCAATATCATTGAAAATATCTCTTATAAAGGCGGAAATTTCGAAAAGAAGTTCTCTTCTGTCGAATTGGATATTGTACAAGATGCTGATCGTCTAGATGCAATTGGAGCGATTGGAGTTGCAAGAGCTTTTAATTACGGCGGATTTAAGAACAGAGCTTTGTATAATCCTGAAATCGCGCCTGTGACGAATATGACAAAAGAGGAGTATAAAAAGAACAATGCGCCAACGATAAATCATTTTTACGAAAAGCTTTTACTTCTAAAAGATAAAATGAATACAGAAAAAGGAAAAGAAATCGCAGCAGAAAGACACCGTTTCATGGAATCTTTCCTTGCTCAGTTTTATGCAGAATGGGAAGGAGTGAAGTAA
- a CDS encoding SCO family protein, with protein MKSLLYKYRKFFIVLIVFSVVTISLFYSALKPKKTLPIYNPADVNPELVDSTIQYKSKYHTIADFSFVNQNGDTITQKNYEGKIYVADFFFTTCGSICPKMSTNLVDVQKAVLNNPKVMLLSHTVFPEVDSVSVLKAYAIKYGVVDSKWNLVTGDKKEIYKMARKSYLAVKMGRPDQLYDMVHTENFVLVDQKRRVRGFYDGTNKEDIKRLLEDIDFLSQE; from the coding sequence ATGAAATCGCTTTTATACAAGTACCGTAAATTCTTTATTGTTTTAATAGTATTTTCGGTTGTTACGATATCTCTGTTTTATTCTGCATTAAAACCAAAAAAGACACTTCCTATTTACAATCCAGCAGATGTAAATCCTGAATTAGTTGATAGTACTATTCAATATAAAAGCAAATACCACACGATTGCCGATTTTTCTTTTGTAAATCAAAATGGCGATACGATTACACAAAAAAATTACGAAGGAAAAATCTATGTTGCCGATTTTTTCTTTACAACCTGCGGATCAATATGCCCAAAAATGTCAACCAATTTAGTTGATGTTCAAAAAGCGGTTTTAAATAATCCGAAAGTAATGTTGCTTTCCCATACCGTTTTTCCTGAAGTAGACAGCGTTTCTGTTTTAAAAGCATATGCCATTAAATATGGCGTTGTAGATAGCAAATGGAATTTGGTTACGGGAGATAAAAAAGAAATCTACAAAATGGCCAGAAAATCATATTTGGCAGTAAAAATGGGACGACCAGATCAGCTTTACGATATGGTTCATACGGAGAATTTTGTTTTAGTCGATCAAAAACGCCGCGTTCGAGGTTTTTATGACGGAACAAATAAAGAAGATATAAAACGCCTTTTAGAAGACATCGATTTCCTTTCTCAAGAGTAA
- the rnpA gene encoding ribonuclease P protein component, translating into MNFTYPKNERLKSKTIIGLLFSEGKSVSKYPLRLVYRQAEENSEEQTKVGVSVSKKYFKKAVDRNYFKRVLRETYRLNKHLLLDNLNEKYSIMLFYQTKDRLSYEEINTKMIQLFEKFSLQINKTPDSEQKTES; encoded by the coding sequence ATGAACTTTACTTATCCTAAAAACGAGCGTTTAAAAAGCAAGACCATAATCGGATTACTGTTTTCTGAAGGAAAATCGGTTTCTAAATATCCGCTTCGTTTGGTTTACCGTCAAGCGGAAGAAAATTCAGAAGAACAAACCAAGGTTGGAGTTTCGGTTTCTAAGAAATATTTCAAAAAAGCTGTTGATCGAAATTACTTCAAAAGAGTTTTGAGAGAAACGTATCGATTGAACAAACATTTGCTTTTGGATAATCTAAATGAAAAGTATTCTATTATGCTTTTTTATCAGACAAAAGACAGATTATCTTATGAAGAAATCAATACCAAAATGATTCAATTGTTTGAGAAATTTTCACTGCAAATCAACAAAACTCCAGATTCTGAGCAGAAAACCGAATCGTAA
- a CDS encoding lysophospholipid acyltransferase family protein — translation MEKIISYPISVIYYLLFGLCLAVFHPIQWICLNVFGYQAHKKSVDYLNFCLLRCTNLVGTRYTIENRETIPTGVPIIFVANHQSMYDIVAMIWYFRRFHCKFVSKKELGSGIPSVSFNLKYGGSVLIDRKDPKQAIPVIKGLSEYIEKNTRSAVIFPEGTRSKTGKPKEFAQSGLKILCKYAPSAYVVPVSINNSWKMVKFGFFPVGLGNHLKFTAHPALAVKDYKFEELMEITEKAVKEGINEYKQV, via the coding sequence ATGGAAAAAATTATATCTTATCCAATATCGGTAATTTACTATTTATTATTTGGTTTGTGTTTGGCTGTTTTTCATCCAATACAATGGATTTGTTTAAATGTTTTTGGTTACCAAGCTCACAAAAAAAGTGTTGATTATTTAAATTTCTGCCTTTTAAGATGCACTAATCTTGTTGGAACGAGATATACAATTGAAAATAGAGAGACAATTCCGACGGGAGTTCCAATCATTTTCGTGGCAAATCATCAAAGTATGTACGATATCGTGGCAATGATTTGGTACTTTAGACGTTTTCATTGTAAATTTGTAAGTAAGAAGGAATTAGGCAGCGGAATTCCGAGTGTTTCTTTTAATTTGAAATACGGAGGATCTGTCTTAATTGACCGAAAAGACCCTAAACAAGCGATACCAGTTATCAAAGGCTTGTCTGAATATATCGAAAAAAACACAAGATCTGCCGTTATCTTTCCAGAAGGAACAAGAAGCAAGACAGGAAAACCAAAAGAATTCGCTCAAAGCGGTTTAAAAATTTTATGCAAATATGCGCCTTCTGCATATGTTGTACCGGTGAGTATTAATAATTCTTGGAAAATGGTAAAATTTGGTTTTTTTCCTGTTGGTTTAGGAAATCACCTGAAGTTTACGGCTCATCCAGCTTTGGCTGTGAAAGATTACAAGTTTGAAGAGCTTATGGAGATTACTGAAAAAGCGGTTAAAGAAGGAATAAATGAGTATAAACAGGTTTAA
- the feoB gene encoding ferrous iron transport protein B — MSVQNINVALIGNPNTGKTSVFNQLTGLNQQVGNYPGITVEKKMGFCKLPNNVKANILDLPGTYSLNASSMDESVVIELLLNKNDKLYPDVAVVVTDVENLKRNLLIYTQIKDLEIPTILVINMSDRMERKGITLDIPYLEEKLKTKIALVSSRKGLGIDELKELIVSYKTIPHEPCLNASVIDPEYFEKLQHAFPNQLMYKLWLVITQDVNFSNLDRNEVRNTFTKSHSELKRLQQKETIKRYQFINDVLKEGLKVDASMAKDMRAKLDRVLTHKVFGYVIFFAILFLIFQSIFSWSTIPMDFIDSTFASLSSWVAEELPSGILTDLLSQGIIPGIGGVVIFIPQIAVLFLFISILEESGYMSRVVFLMDKIMRRFGLSGKSVVPLISGTACAIPAIMATRNIENWKERLITILVTPFTTCSARLPVYAIIISLVVPSKRIFGFLNVQGLTLMALYVLGFFAAILSAYILNKVLKLESKTYFVVEMPSYKMPLFKNVGINVVEKTKAFIAGAGKIILAISIILWFLASYGPGKEFNDAENIVKERFVNTTLDETQFENEVNSQKLENSYIGLMGRAIEPVIKPLGYDWKIGIALISSFAAREVFVGTLATIYSVGDSDNESTIKSKMQAEVHPETGKKVFDFPTGISLLLFYAFAMQCASTLAITKKETNSWKWPAMQLVFMSGLAYFAALIAYQLLK; from the coding sequence ATGAGCGTTCAAAATATCAATGTTGCCCTTATCGGAAATCCAAATACCGGAAAAACTTCTGTTTTTAATCAATTAACGGGTCTTAATCAGCAAGTTGGAAATTATCCTGGAATTACGGTTGAGAAGAAAATGGGTTTTTGCAAATTACCTAATAATGTCAAAGCTAACATTCTAGATTTACCCGGAACGTATAGTTTGAATGCCAGTTCGATGGACGAAAGTGTGGTTATCGAACTTTTATTAAATAAAAACGACAAACTTTATCCAGATGTTGCCGTTGTTGTTACTGATGTTGAAAATCTGAAAAGAAACTTACTGATCTACACTCAAATAAAAGACCTTGAAATTCCGACGATTTTGGTTATCAATATGTCAGATCGTATGGAAAGAAAAGGAATAACTTTGGATATTCCGTATTTAGAAGAAAAACTAAAAACCAAAATTGCTTTAGTAAGTTCAAGAAAAGGCTTAGGAATTGATGAATTGAAGGAACTTATTGTTTCTTATAAAACTATTCCGCACGAACCATGCTTAAATGCTTCTGTAATTGATCCTGAATATTTTGAAAAGTTACAGCATGCTTTTCCAAATCAATTGATGTATAAATTGTGGCTTGTTATTACGCAAGATGTCAATTTTTCAAATTTGGATCGAAATGAAGTTCGAAACACTTTTACCAAATCACATTCAGAACTAAAGCGTTTACAGCAAAAAGAAACAATCAAAAGATATCAATTTATAAATGATGTTTTAAAAGAAGGTTTAAAAGTTGATGCCTCAATGGCAAAAGACATGCGTGCTAAATTAGATCGCGTTTTAACGCATAAGGTTTTTGGTTACGTTATTTTCTTCGCCATTTTATTTTTGATTTTCCAATCGATTTTTAGTTGGTCAACTATTCCAATGGATTTCATCGACAGTACTTTTGCTTCATTAAGCAGTTGGGTTGCCGAAGAATTGCCAAGCGGAATTTTAACCGATTTACTTTCGCAGGGAATTATTCCAGGTATTGGCGGAGTCGTTATTTTTATTCCACAAATTGCCGTGTTATTCTTGTTTATTTCGATTTTGGAAGAAAGTGGTTATATGAGTCGTGTCGTATTTTTAATGGATAAAATCATGCGCCGATTCGGACTTTCTGGAAAAAGCGTCGTGCCTTTGATTTCAGGAACTGCATGTGCAATTCCGGCGATTATGGCGACAAGAAATATCGAAAACTGGAAAGAACGCCTTATTACGATCTTAGTAACACCATTCACGACTTGTTCGGCGAGATTGCCCGTGTATGCGATTATTATTTCTCTTGTTGTTCCTAGTAAACGCATTTTTGGATTTCTAAATGTTCAAGGTTTGACCTTAATGGCATTGTATGTTTTAGGCTTTTTTGCAGCAATTTTATCTGCTTATATTTTAAATAAAGTTTTAAAATTGGAATCTAAAACGTATTTCGTAGTCGAAATGCCAAGTTATAAAATGCCGCTTTTCAAAAACGTCGGAATCAATGTGGTGGAAAAAACGAAAGCATTTATTGCTGGAGCTGGAAAGATCATTCTTGCAATTTCGATTATTCTTTGGTTTTTAGCTTCTTACGGGCCTGGAAAAGAATTTAATGATGCAGAAAACATTGTAAAAGAAAGATTTGTAAATACAACTTTAGATGAAACTCAGTTTGAAAATGAAGTCAATTCTCAAAAATTAGAAAATTCATACATCGGTTTAATGGGAAGAGCGATCGAACCAGTTATTAAGCCTCTCGGTTACGATTGGAAAATTGGTATTGCACTAATCAGTTCGTTTGCAGCACGTGAAGTTTTTGTTGGAACTTTAGCAACTATTTATAGTGTCGGAGACTCTGATAATGAATCAACCATAAAAAGTAAAATGCAGGCAGAAGTTCACCCAGAAACAGGTAAGAAAGTCTTTGATTTTCCAACTGGAATTTCTCTTTTGTTATTTTATGCTTTTGCGATGCAATGTGCAAGTACATTAGCAATTACCAAAAAAGAAACCAATTCATGGAAATGGCCAGCAATGCAGTTAGTTTTCATGAGCGGATTGGCTTATTTTGCTGCATTAATTGCGTATCAACTTTTAAAATAA
- a CDS encoding S41 family peptidase gives MYPYFKKKFIIPVAAAGMLFVGTSFKEDFFEIAKQIEIFTTLFKAVNTNYVDETNPGDLMDKAIKSMLGSLDPYTVYFNEQDVVNFKINNTGEYTGIGALISRKKDRLIVREPYKNYPADKAGLKAGDEIIQIGDVLIADFKDDASQLLKGTKNTKINIKYLRQGKPFTTVLVLDEVDIKSVPFYGKIDEKTGYIVLAHFSRKASNEVKEALEKLKADGATQIVLDLRGNPGGLLNEAIDICNLFVPKNEVIVTTKSRIEKHNNTYKTQKEPVDTQIPLAILVNGRSASASEIVSGALQDLDRAVVLGSRSFGKGLVQRSVDLTYGTQLKVTISRYYTPSGRCIQALDYAHKDKNGIAQKTDAKNFNAFKTRKGRTVYDGGGVLPDIELEETKISPIATALIKNDGVFDYATTYYYKNPNLGDKIPTISDADYTAFKQYLKTNKISFDTETEVALRNTLAAAKNEKIDETIAPEYQQLLAALEKSETTLLDKNQKEIKNMIQEELIKRYQYQEGLYQFYIKNNSEIKRAVSVLNNQTEYKTILKM, from the coding sequence ATGTATCCGTATTTCAAAAAGAAATTTATTATACCAGTCGCTGCGGCGGGAATGTTGTTTGTTGGAACCAGTTTTAAAGAAGATTTTTTCGAAATTGCCAAGCAGATCGAAATTTTCACAACGTTGTTTAAAGCCGTAAACACCAATTATGTAGACGAAACGAATCCTGGCGATTTGATGGATAAAGCGATCAAAAGCATGTTGGGAAGTTTAGATCCGTATACGGTTTATTTTAACGAACAAGATGTGGTAAATTTCAAAATCAATAATACTGGCGAATATACAGGAATCGGCGCATTGATTTCTAGAAAAAAAGATCGCTTAATTGTTCGCGAACCTTATAAAAATTATCCAGCCGATAAAGCTGGTCTAAAAGCAGGCGACGAAATTATTCAAATTGGCGATGTCTTAATTGCCGATTTTAAAGACGATGCTTCTCAATTATTAAAGGGAACAAAAAACACTAAAATTAATATCAAATATCTGCGTCAGGGAAAACCTTTTACGACGGTTTTGGTTTTAGATGAAGTAGATATTAAGTCAGTTCCTTTCTACGGAAAAATTGATGAAAAAACGGGATATATTGTTTTGGCACATTTTAGCAGAAAAGCTTCAAACGAGGTAAAAGAAGCACTTGAAAAATTAAAAGCCGACGGCGCAACGCAAATTGTTTTAGATTTAAGAGGAAATCCTGGAGGTTTATTAAATGAAGCGATTGACATTTGTAATTTATTTGTTCCGAAGAATGAAGTAATTGTAACGACTAAATCGAGAATCGAAAAACACAACAATACGTATAAAACACAAAAAGAACCGGTTGACACTCAAATTCCACTGGCCATTTTAGTAAACGGAAGAAGTGCTTCGGCATCTGAAATTGTTTCGGGCGCATTACAAGATTTAGATCGTGCGGTTGTTTTAGGAAGCAGAAGTTTCGGAAAAGGTTTGGTGCAACGTTCTGTTGATTTAACATATGGAACTCAGCTAAAAGTAACGATTTCAAGATATTATACACCTTCAGGAAGATGTATTCAAGCGTTGGATTATGCGCATAAAGACAAAAATGGAATCGCTCAAAAAACGGATGCGAAGAATTTTAATGCTTTCAAAACCAGAAAAGGAAGAACGGTTTATGATGGCGGAGGTGTTTTACCAGATATTGAATTAGAAGAAACTAAAATTAGTCCGATTGCTACGGCTTTGATTAAAAACGATGGTGTTTTTGATTATGCAACGACTTATTATTACAAAAATCCGAATTTGGGAGATAAGATTCCAACTATTTCAGATGCAGATTATACGGCTTTCAAACAATATTTGAAAACCAACAAAATCTCTTTTGATACAGAAACCGAAGTTGCTTTGAGAAATACTTTAGCTGCAGCTAAAAATGAAAAAATAGACGAAACCATTGCTCCTGAATATCAGCAATTATTAGCCGCTTTGGAGAAAAGCGAAACTACTTTATTGGATAAAAACCAAAAGGAAATCAAAAATATGATTCAAGAAGAATTGATTAAAAGATATCAATATCAAGAAGGTTTGTATCAGTTTTATATTAAAAACAATTCTGAAATCAAAAGAGCTGTGAGTGTATTGAACAATCAAACTGAATATAAGACGATTTTAAAAATGTAA
- a CDS encoding DUF1579 domain-containing protein, whose amino-acid sequence MKKVTTALAIITMCFVSCKKEVKTEVATASDSVAVKTEEPLIEEPVDSAAQMKAWQEYATPGNPHKMMADEVGTWNCDMTFWYEPNGKPEKANSVAVIRMILGGRYQESDYKGTMMGQPFEGKSTLAYNNASQEYTTTFIDNMGTGMMVAMGKYDESKKSMELKGEMVNPVNGKKTPYREVYTIVDPKTRKMEMYDVKNGSEYKSMEIVMTKK is encoded by the coding sequence ATGAAAAAAGTAACCACCGCATTAGCAATTATAACAATGTGTTTTGTTTCTTGCAAAAAAGAAGTAAAAACAGAAGTTGCAACAGCATCAGATTCTGTTGCTGTTAAAACCGAAGAACCACTTATTGAAGAACCAGTAGATTCTGCAGCACAAATGAAAGCCTGGCAAGAATATGCAACACCAGGAAACCCTCATAAAATGATGGCAGACGAAGTTGGAACTTGGAATTGCGATATGACTTTCTGGTATGAACCAAATGGAAAACCAGAAAAAGCAAATTCAGTAGCCGTTATTAGAATGATTTTGGGCGGACGTTATCAAGAATCAGATTATAAAGGAACCATGATGGGACAGCCTTTTGAAGGAAAAAGTACTTTAGCCTACAATAATGCTAGTCAAGAATATACGACAACTTTTATTGATAATATGGGAACTGGAATGATGGTTGCCATGGGAAAATACGATGAAAGCAAAAAAAGTATGGAACTAAAAGGCGAGATGGTCAATCCTGTTAATGGTAAAAAAACACCGTACAGAGAAGTGTATACGATTGTGGATCCAAAAACTAGAAAAATGGAAATGTACGATGTCAAAAACGGCTCAGAATATAAAAGCATGGAAATTGTAATGACTAAAAAGTAG
- a CDS encoding DUF4349 domain-containing protein has product MRHIFFLLSLVLILSGCNKADASADENIVISAVKMPAKAESNSYDRSPDPASPPPAPKDKEKIEQKIIKEATLKFETDNLENSFGQIQKAVANSRARIINDSEGKDFATVFRNLTIKVPGQNFDRFINDISKGVSYFEVKTISAQDVTEQYIDLTSRLKTKKKLEERYLEILKKANKVSEILEIEEQISAIREEIEAKEGQLKYLESRVSESTVTIEFYKTIPEKEGVKISYGSKLWSAIESGFYTLSDLLISLLSAWPFVILFVVFAYFIRKRLKRRKKE; this is encoded by the coding sequence ATGCGTCACATTTTCTTTTTATTATCTTTAGTTTTAATTCTTTCTGGCTGCAATAAAGCTGATGCTTCAGCTGATGAAAACATCGTTATTTCTGCTGTAAAAATGCCTGCAAAAGCAGAAAGCAACTCTTACGACAGAAGTCCGGATCCGGCTTCTCCACCACCAGCTCCAAAGGATAAAGAAAAAATTGAGCAAAAAATCATTAAAGAAGCGACTTTAAAATTTGAAACTGATAATTTAGAAAATTCTTTTGGGCAAATTCAAAAAGCTGTTGCTAATAGTAGAGCCAGAATAATAAACGATTCTGAGGGAAAAGATTTTGCAACTGTTTTCAGAAATCTTACTATAAAAGTACCAGGCCAGAATTTTGACCGTTTTATAAATGATATTTCTAAAGGTGTTTCGTATTTTGAAGTAAAAACTATTTCTGCTCAAGATGTTACAGAACAATATATTGATCTTACTTCGAGATTAAAAACCAAGAAAAAACTAGAAGAACGTTATCTTGAAATTTTAAAGAAAGCGAACAAAGTCAGTGAGATTTTAGAAATTGAAGAACAAATTTCTGCTATTCGCGAAGAAATTGAAGCCAAAGAAGGTCAGCTGAAATATTTAGAAAGTCGTGTTTCTGAAAGCACAGTTACAATTGAATTTTACAAAACAATACCTGAAAAAGAAGGTGTTAAAATATCTTACGGTTCCAAACTTTGGAGTGCAATTGAATCTGGATTCTATACTTTATCCGATTTATTGATTTCATTATTAAGTGCTTGGCCTTTTGTAATTTTGTTTGTTGTATTTGCCTATTTTATTAGAAAAAGATTAAAAAGAAGAAAAAAAGAATAA
- a CDS encoding acyl-ACP desaturase, translating into MSIKNIRLEVMQFLEKNVDSFVEQYLIPVEKIWQPSDFLPNSEGENFFEEVKELREIAKELPYDFWVTLVGDTITEEALPTYESWLMDVEGVNQVEDGGNGWSKWIRQWTGEENRHGDLLNKYLYLSGRVNMREIEMTTQHLINDGFDIGTGSDPYKNFVYTSFQELATYVSHNRVSQIAKKFGDNKLSKMCKMIAGDEMRHHHAYSEFVTRIFQVDPSEMMLAFQYMMKQKIVMPAHFLRESGQKISTAFEQFSDSAQRIGVYTANDYVEIMQKLMNKWEIDKISNLTDEAEKARDYLMKLPARMARISERIVIPQESHIFKWVEPARL; encoded by the coding sequence ATGTCTATAAAAAACATTAGATTAGAAGTAATGCAGTTTTTGGAAAAAAACGTGGATAGCTTCGTTGAACAGTATTTAATTCCAGTGGAAAAAATTTGGCAGCCGTCTGATTTTTTACCAAATTCTGAAGGAGAAAATTTCTTTGAAGAGGTAAAAGAATTACGCGAAATTGCTAAAGAACTTCCATACGATTTCTGGGTTACGCTTGTTGGTGACACCATCACCGAAGAAGCTTTGCCTACATATGAGTCTTGGTTAATGGATGTTGAAGGTGTAAACCAGGTAGAAGATGGTGGTAACGGTTGGTCTAAATGGATCCGTCAATGGACCGGAGAAGAAAACCGTCACGGAGATCTTTTAAATAAATACTTGTATTTGTCTGGTCGTGTCAATATGCGTGAAATCGAAATGACAACGCAACATTTGATCAACGACGGTTTTGATATTGGGACTGGTTCTGATCCGTACAAAAACTTTGTATATACTAGTTTCCAGGAATTAGCAACTTACGTTTCTCATAATAGAGTTTCGCAAATCGCAAAGAAATTTGGCGATAACAAGTTGTCTAAAATGTGTAAAATGATTGCGGGTGACGAGATGCGTCATCACCACGCATATAGCGAATTTGTAACTAGAATTTTCCAAGTTGATCCTAGCGAAATGATGTTGGCGTTTCAATACATGATGAAACAAAAAATCGTTATGCCTGCGCATTTCTTGAGAGAATCTGGACAAAAAATCAGTACAGCTTTTGAGCAATTTTCAGATTCTGCACAACGTATTGGTGTTTATACAGCAAATGATTACGTTGAAATTATGCAGAAATTAATGAACAAATGGGAAATTGATAAAATCTCTAATTTGACTGACGAAGCAGAAAAAGCCCGTGATTACTTAATGAAGTTACCAGCTCGTATGGCGAGAATTTCAGAAAGAATTGTAATTCCGCAAGAATCGCATATCTTTAAATGGGTTGAACCTGCGAGATTGTAA
- a CDS encoding GNAT family N-acetyltransferase, whose amino-acid sequence MELKWKIKPFEALNVNELYDLLKLRSEIFVVEQNCVYLDLDGKDKKALHLMGEYEGKIVAYSRLFDAGISFDNASIGRVTVDANYRDRKWGHELMQVAIAEIKSNFGKDKITIGAQLYLKKFYESHGFVQTSEMYLEDDIEHIEMIRDI is encoded by the coding sequence ATGGAATTAAAATGGAAAATAAAGCCTTTTGAGGCATTAAATGTAAATGAGCTATATGATTTGCTCAAACTTAGAAGTGAAATCTTTGTAGTGGAGCAAAATTGCGTTTATTTGGATCTTGATGGCAAAGACAAAAAAGCTTTACACCTAATGGGAGAATATGAAGGCAAAATTGTGGCGTACTCTCGTTTATTCGATGCCGGAATTTCATTCGATAATGCTTCAATCGGAAGAGTAACTGTTGATGCCAATTATAGAGACAGAAAATGGGGGCATGAATTAATGCAAGTCGCAATTGCTGAAATTAAATCTAATTTCGGAAAAGATAAAATAACAATTGGAGCGCAATTGTATTTAAAGAAATTCTACGAAAGCCACGGTTTTGTGCAGACGAGCGAAATGTATTTAGAAGATGATATTGAGCATATTGAGATGATTCGAGATATATAA